The Halobacterium sp. CBA1132 genome has a segment encoding these proteins:
- a CDS encoding HD domain-containing protein: MPATQIKDPVHGYVELEQPLVDHVLDHRAFQRLRHVRQLSATYLVYPGANHTRFEHSLGVYHLARTVFESLREQSYFYRDATTAELDEIQRTLECAALLHDVGHPPFSHLGERFIDTADLRERLADRGLHAAFEDAGVGDAPIREASAHELLGCLIVLDDFADGLHEMGVDPHDVCAHILGYSLEYERGGRWQHGVAAQILHSPIDVDRLDYITRDNQMTGADVLSFDTDRMVGSYTAHPEEGLALSDKALSTIGNYLEGRIAVYMWVTQHHKSVYAHVLLSELLDELAALADEPPVTADSVLDDEIDDNTLMERLRVAADEHPDSTLAALYDRFRARRFPETCWKHRIAYADRVDADLDAFSDWLVAHADRLEADLAAELGVPDHEVWVEQSYVPEYEPQDLEDIPIAYGGTTRSVGDWGLYGERAFDRPIPFVYVPHGVEKEATGTLVDWFHAEQYDPAV; the protein is encoded by the coding sequence ATGCCAGCCACGCAGATCAAAGACCCAGTCCACGGCTACGTCGAACTCGAACAGCCGCTCGTCGACCACGTGCTCGACCACCGCGCGTTCCAGCGCCTCCGCCACGTCCGACAGCTCTCCGCGACCTATCTCGTCTACCCGGGCGCGAACCACACGCGCTTCGAGCACTCGCTCGGCGTCTACCACCTCGCGCGCACCGTCTTCGAGAGCCTCCGAGAGCAGTCGTACTTCTACCGGGACGCCACCACCGCGGAGCTCGACGAAATCCAGCGCACGCTCGAATGCGCGGCACTCCTGCACGACGTCGGCCATCCGCCGTTCAGCCATCTCGGCGAGCGCTTCATCGACACCGCCGACCTCCGCGAGCGCCTCGCCGACCGCGGGCTCCACGCTGCCTTCGAGGACGCCGGCGTCGGGGATGCGCCCATCCGGGAGGCGTCCGCCCACGAACTCTTGGGCTGTCTCATCGTCCTCGACGACTTCGCCGACGGCCTCCACGAGATGGGCGTCGACCCCCACGACGTCTGCGCGCACATCCTCGGGTACAGCCTCGAGTACGAGCGCGGCGGCCGCTGGCAGCACGGCGTCGCCGCCCAGATTCTGCACTCGCCCATCGACGTCGACCGCCTCGACTACATCACGCGGGACAACCAGATGACGGGCGCGGACGTGCTCAGCTTCGACACCGACCGCATGGTCGGCTCCTACACCGCCCATCCCGAGGAGGGACTCGCGCTCTCGGACAAGGCCCTCTCGACCATCGGCAACTACCTCGAAGGCCGCATCGCCGTCTACATGTGGGTAACCCAGCACCACAAGTCCGTCTACGCCCACGTGCTCCTCAGCGAACTCCTCGACGAACTCGCCGCGCTCGCGGACGAACCACCAGTCACCGCCGACAGCGTTCTCGACGACGAAATCGACGACAACACGCTCATGGAGCGGTTGCGCGTCGCCGCCGACGAACATCCTGATTCCACGCTCGCAGCGCTCTACGACCGCTTCCGCGCGCGCCGCTTCCCGGAGACGTGCTGGAAGCACCGCATCGCGTACGCCGACCGCGTGGACGCGGACCTCGACGCGTTCAGCGACTGGCTCGTCGCCCACGCCGACCGGCTCGAAGCCGACCTCGCCGCCGAACTCGGCGTCCCCGACCACGAGGTCTGGGTCGAGCAGTCCTACGTCCCCGAGTACGAGCCACAGGACCTCGAAGACATCCCCATCGCGTACGGCGGCACCACGCGCTCGGTCGGCGACTGGGGGCTCTACGGCGAGCGCGCGTTCGACCGCCCCATCCCGTTCGTCTACGTCCCCCACGGCGTCGAGAAGGAGGCCACCGGAACACTCGTCGATTGGTTCCACGCCGAGCAGTACGACCCCGCGGTCTGA